From a region of the Paracoccus sp. TOH genome:
- a CDS encoding ribonuclease activity regulator RraA — MTEHPLSDETRAKLKTVSTASIATALYKRGLRNQFIQGVVPVAPKDENMVGPAFTLRYIPAREDRNPITVFRNADHPQRVAIETCPAGHVLVMDGRKDARAATAGSILITRLALRGAAGVVTDAGMRDAEGIGRLDMPAYFARASAPTNLTLHEALDIDVPISCGDAPVFPGDIMVGDKDGVMVIPAHLADEIAEECTGMESYEDFVLEQVQGGAAIIGLYPCTRDENRQKYQDWRARTGR, encoded by the coding sequence ATGACCGAACACCCGCTTTCCGACGAAACCCGCGCCAAGCTGAAGACGGTCTCGACCGCCTCCATCGCCACGGCGCTGTATAAGCGGGGCCTGCGCAACCAGTTCATCCAGGGCGTGGTGCCGGTCGCGCCCAAGGACGAGAACATGGTCGGCCCGGCCTTCACCCTGCGCTATATCCCGGCGCGCGAGGATCGCAACCCGATCACCGTCTTCCGCAACGCCGACCACCCGCAGCGCGTCGCCATCGAGACCTGCCCGGCCGGTCACGTGCTGGTCATGGACGGGCGCAAGGATGCCCGCGCCGCCACCGCCGGCTCGATCCTCATCACCCGGCTGGCGCTGCGCGGCGCGGCGGGCGTGGTCACCGATGCCGGGATGCGCGACGCCGAAGGCATCGGCAGGCTGGACATGCCCGCCTATTTCGCCCGGGCCTCGGCGCCCACCAACCTGACGCTGCACGAGGCGCTGGACATCGACGTGCCGATCTCTTGCGGCGACGCGCCGGTGTTTCCGGGCGACATCATGGTGGGGGACAAGGACGGCGTGATGGTGATCCCGGCGCATCTGGCCGACGAGATCGCCGAGGAATGCACCGGCATGGAAAGCTATGAGGATTTCGTGCTGGAACAGGTGCAGGGCGGCGCGGCGATCATCGGCCTTTATCCCTGCACCAGGGACGAGAACCGGCAGAAATACCAGGACTGGCGCGCCCGCACCGGCCGCTGA
- a CDS encoding IS1380-like element ISPme1 family transposase, which produces MDHLEGAGLARGDRVDFDRRVRLEFRGAQISSDGGLLVMRELDDVLGLSNLASEALRDSRTGKNTLHRLDGLFRQSVFGRLAGYEDVNDADRLALDPVMRQVVGGRAVEAQAASASQMGRFETETLALAANRAALADLNGQWIDRFHDRNGLKYIVLDMDSSVSPTHGDQEGAAWNGHFDCTCYHPIFLFNQFGMLERCALRNGNVHSADGWRDVLDPVIARYAGRDLGGRFFRADAAYAIPAIYMRLEEARFFYAIRLPANAVLREKIAHRLTRPVGRPSLTKVKRFFEDFEYQAASWDKPRRVIAKIEWHPGELFPKVGFIVTNLPMEPDWVVRFYNQRGTAEQHIKEGKYAFRWTRLSCRKFRHNEVRLQLHALAYNLATFLRCIELPEAMADWSLTSLQLKLIKIGARVVRHARAITFQLAEVAVTGPMVRAVLAAIRRLRTPPSCA; this is translated from the coding sequence ATGGATCACCTGGAGGGTGCGGGCTTGGCGCGGGGAGATCGGGTTGATTTCGACCGCCGTGTGCGTCTGGAGTTCCGTGGTGCGCAGATCAGTTCAGACGGTGGCCTGCTGGTGATGCGCGAGCTTGATGACGTGCTCGGCCTGTCCAATCTGGCGTCGGAGGCGCTGCGAGACAGCCGCACCGGGAAGAACACGCTCCATCGGCTTGACGGATTGTTCCGGCAATCGGTGTTCGGACGACTGGCCGGATACGAGGATGTGAACGATGCCGACCGCTTGGCCCTCGATCCCGTGATGCGTCAGGTCGTTGGCGGCAGGGCCGTCGAGGCGCAAGCTGCTTCGGCATCGCAGATGGGACGGTTCGAGACCGAGACGCTGGCTCTGGCCGCGAACCGGGCGGCGCTGGCCGATCTGAACGGCCAATGGATCGACCGGTTTCATGACCGCAACGGGTTGAAATACATCGTGCTGGACATGGACAGCTCGGTCAGCCCCACCCACGGCGATCAGGAAGGTGCTGCCTGGAACGGGCATTTCGACTGCACCTGCTATCACCCCATCTTCTTGTTCAACCAGTTTGGCATGCTGGAGCGCTGCGCCCTGCGTAACGGCAATGTCCACAGCGCCGATGGCTGGCGGGATGTCCTTGATCCCGTCATTGCCCGATATGCTGGCCGCGACCTTGGTGGACGCTTCTTCCGGGCCGACGCTGCCTACGCGATCCCCGCGATCTATATGCGGCTGGAAGAAGCCAGGTTCTTCTACGCCATCCGTCTGCCCGCCAACGCCGTCTTGCGCGAGAAGATCGCGCATCGGCTGACACGGCCCGTGGGACGGCCTTCGCTGACCAAGGTCAAACGGTTCTTCGAGGACTTCGAGTATCAGGCGGCGTCCTGGGACAAGCCGCGCCGCGTCATCGCCAAGATCGAATGGCATCCGGGCGAGCTGTTCCCCAAAGTCGGCTTCATCGTCACCAACCTGCCGATGGAGCCAGACTGGGTGGTGAGGTTCTACAACCAGCGCGGCACCGCAGAGCAGCACATCAAGGAAGGCAAATATGCCTTTCGCTGGACGCGGCTGTCATGCCGGAAGTTCCGGCACAACGAGGTGCGGCTGCAACTGCACGCGCTGGCCTACAACCTGGCAACCTTCCTGCGCTGCATCGAACTGCCCGAGGCCATGGCGGACTGGTCGTTGACCAGCCTGCAACTCAAGCTGATCAAGATCGGCGCCCGCGTCGTCCGCCACGCCCGCGCCATTACCTTCCAGTTGGCCGAGGTCGCCGTCACCGGCCCGATGGTGCGGGCCGTCCTTGCCGCCATCCGCCGTCTTCGAACGCCTCCGTCATGCGCATGA